From one Nonomuraea polychroma genomic stretch:
- a CDS encoding MarR family winged helix-turn-helix transcriptional regulator, translated as MDDASPQEPRWLSEEEMESWLALTSVLIRLSAALDGQLQRDAGISHFEYQVMAMLSMSEEQAVRMSELAALSDGSLSRLSHVVKRLEKRGWVRRAPDPADGRYTLAILTVEGWKKVVATAPGHVEAVRRYVFDPLTKAQVRHLRDIGRRISLAIDPDETCLGGR; from the coding sequence ATGGACGACGCATCACCGCAGGAGCCGCGCTGGTTGAGCGAAGAGGAGATGGAGAGCTGGCTGGCGCTGACCAGCGTGCTCATCAGGCTGTCGGCCGCGCTGGACGGACAGCTGCAGCGCGACGCCGGGATCAGCCATTTCGAATACCAGGTGATGGCGATGTTGTCGATGAGCGAGGAGCAGGCCGTGCGGATGAGCGAGCTCGCGGCGCTCTCCGACGGGTCGTTGTCGCGCCTGTCGCACGTGGTCAAGCGGCTGGAGAAGCGCGGGTGGGTGCGCCGCGCGCCGGACCCCGCCGACGGCCGCTACACCCTGGCCATCCTCACGGTGGAGGGCTGGAAGAAGGTCGTCGCGACCGCCCCGGGACACGTCGAGGCCGTGCGCCGCTACGTTTTCGACCCCCTCACCAAGGCCCAGGTCCGGCACCTGCGTGACATCGGCCGCCGCATCTCCCTCGCCATCGACCCCGACGAGACCTGCCTCGGCGGGCGCTGA
- a CDS encoding low temperature requirement protein A — MARLTAPRWRAADRAPADRVTTVEVFFDVVFVFTLTQLTHILEADLSLPGFGRVLLLFAILWWMFDGYVWLPNHVPPRLPAQKLLLFVAMAGFLIAAVGMPRAFDGTGVVFGIGYLVVIIVHLILFTQADVGKGLRRLAPYNLAAALLVLAGGFAGGAAQYVCWVAAFALQMVVPYLVPRRSWVSVVWSFRIAPEHFVERHGLLVIIALGESVVVIGMGVDVAHLSAGILAMVVLALALPGALWWTYFTDTPAAEAVLRAAEPGSRARLALRLGFAHIPALLGVMVAAAGVHGAVAHPGSPASWPSALALAGGVVMFLAGIVWDRRSLHTLPIGGRLVTAAAVLATMPIGTAVNAGLQLTAVVAVLVAMLLVDRRHHAQATAGEAAG; from the coding sequence GTGGCGCGGCTGACGGCGCCGCGGTGGCGGGCGGCCGACCGCGCCCCCGCCGACCGTGTGACCACGGTGGAAGTCTTCTTCGACGTCGTCTTCGTCTTCACGCTCACCCAGCTCACCCACATCCTCGAAGCCGACCTGTCCCTCCCCGGCTTCGGGCGCGTGCTCCTGCTCTTCGCCATCCTGTGGTGGATGTTCGACGGCTACGTGTGGCTGCCCAACCACGTCCCGCCCCGGCTGCCCGCGCAGAAGCTGCTGCTCTTCGTGGCGATGGCGGGTTTCCTGATCGCCGCGGTCGGCATGCCGCGGGCCTTCGACGGCACCGGGGTCGTCTTCGGCATCGGCTACCTCGTGGTGATCATCGTCCATCTGATCCTCTTCACCCAGGCCGACGTCGGCAAGGGTCTGCGCCGGCTGGCCCCCTACAACCTGGCGGCGGCCCTGCTGGTGCTGGCCGGCGGGTTCGCCGGGGGAGCGGCCCAGTACGTGTGCTGGGTGGCGGCCTTCGCCCTGCAGATGGTCGTCCCCTACCTTGTGCCGCGCCGGTCATGGGTGAGTGTCGTGTGGTCCTTCCGCATCGCCCCTGAGCATTTCGTGGAGCGGCACGGCCTCCTGGTGATCATCGCGCTCGGCGAGTCCGTCGTGGTCATCGGGATGGGCGTGGACGTCGCGCACCTGTCCGCCGGGATCCTCGCCATGGTGGTGCTGGCGCTGGCGCTGCCGGGCGCGTTGTGGTGGACATACTTCACCGACACCCCTGCCGCCGAGGCCGTGCTGAGGGCGGCCGAGCCGGGCTCGCGGGCCCGGCTGGCGCTGCGGCTGGGCTTCGCGCACATCCCGGCGCTCCTGGGCGTCATGGTCGCGGCTGCCGGGGTGCACGGCGCGGTCGCCCATCCCGGCTCCCCGGCGTCCTGGCCGTCGGCTCTGGCGCTGGCCGGCGGGGTCGTGATGTTCCTCGCCGGGATCGTGTGGGACCGCCGGTCGCTGCATACGCTGCCGATCGGTGGCCGGCTGGTCACGGCGGCCGCCGTGCTCGCGACGATGCCGATCGGCACGGCGGTGAACGCGGGCCTCCAGCTCACCGCGGTGGTCGCGGTGCTCGTGGCGATGCTGCTGGTCGACCGCCGCCACCACGCGCAGGCCACCGCCGGCGAAGCGGCCGGGTAG
- a CDS encoding DoxX family protein → MPVLTPLAATGLVVVMIGAAVTHARRKEHQMILGNLVLLALAAVVARGRFGPYSF, encoded by the coding sequence GTGCCGGTGCTGACGCCGCTCGCCGCGACCGGGCTGGTCGTGGTCATGATCGGGGCGGCGGTCACGCACGCCCGCCGCAAAGAGCACCAGATGATCCTGGGCAATCTGGTGCTGCTCGCCCTGGCCGCCGTGGTGGCGAGGGGCCGCTTCGGCCCGTACTCCTTCTGA
- a CDS encoding AfsR/SARP family transcriptional regulator produces the protein MLVRTPEQIVRVAGRKPKLLLASLLLEANQVVGSDVLIEVLWPANPPSSAVANLRTYVSSLRTAVGDAGARIVAHSSGYAIEPATEQLDVLLFESLVGRARAAQSAGEAAGHLRAALALWRGNPLGDLPASPLWDGRLRALAQARLGAAEELVAAKLAGEEYASAIDDLRELIGEHPYREDLWQRLILALHRGGRRAEALHAYTTIRRQLIDELGIEPGQDLRDAHAAVLAGDPPADPAAAPATPALIRVAPGRTAHLPTVSSGATKNGPAPESGHALPPPHQLPADVPDFTGRAEAVAALTGALWPRDQAADGPPAIAVVVGPPGVGKSALAVHCAHAVRAHYPEGQLHLCLGGTGQAPADPGDLLAEALRALGVSEAALPPSAHERATLYRSLLAERPMLVFLDDAADAAQVRALLPGSGCAVLVTSRRRITELPGALLLELDVLSPEEGEELLGRIAGAERVAGERAAALAILESCGHLPLAIRVAGARLAGRPGWSLGVLQQRLADEATRLDELSAGDLEVRASFDLSYRRLPGDAARAFRGLGLLGPASVPGWVADAVLDRHRADAVVDTLVDVSLLRLVGTDPLGQPRYRLPDLVRCTAREKAGGEVERQALTRVLGGWMSAAEHATSRLPTTLFSMTSEAAPRWSLERETLGRLTADPLTWFDAERESLVDAVRLAAGAGLAQSAWGLAATLVPYFDLHCRLDDWQSTHRIALDSARAAGDRRGEAAMLRGLAQVCLYQDRYTEAEENLRRARAIFRELGDARAEAISICGLGAVNQFSGRHLRALGYFRHALAMFLAVSDTSGEAYARQAIGRVYLSLQDPGQASRWLGEALRLAGELGDAHREGCVSMHLGRLHDLTAEPDEAMRFQGRALDIFETLGDRHCGAYALQGLGGLRAARGDRSHGGDELRRSLEIFQQLGDRSGEAAAFQTLGDLYRSAGRTALASHYFHRAVELRRQLRELS, from the coding sequence TTGCTGGTCCGGACGCCGGAACAGATCGTCCGCGTCGCCGGCAGAAAACCCAAACTGCTGCTCGCCTCGCTGCTGCTGGAGGCGAACCAGGTGGTCGGCTCGGACGTGCTCATCGAGGTGTTGTGGCCGGCGAACCCGCCGTCGTCGGCCGTGGCGAATCTGCGGACCTACGTGAGCTCTCTGCGCACCGCCGTGGGGGATGCGGGGGCGCGGATCGTGGCCCACTCCTCCGGGTACGCGATCGAGCCGGCGACCGAGCAGTTGGACGTGCTGCTGTTCGAGAGCCTGGTGGGCCGTGCGCGGGCGGCGCAGAGCGCCGGTGAGGCGGCCGGGCATCTGCGGGCCGCGCTGGCGCTGTGGCGCGGCAACCCCCTGGGCGACCTGCCTGCCAGCCCGCTGTGGGACGGGCGGTTGCGCGCGCTGGCCCAGGCGCGGCTCGGCGCGGCCGAGGAGCTGGTGGCGGCGAAGCTGGCCGGTGAGGAGTACGCCTCGGCGATCGATGACCTGCGGGAGCTGATCGGCGAGCACCCTTACCGGGAGGATCTGTGGCAGCGGTTGATCCTCGCGCTGCACCGCGGCGGGCGGCGGGCCGAGGCGCTGCACGCGTACACCACGATCCGGCGGCAGCTGATCGACGAGCTCGGCATCGAGCCGGGACAGGACCTGCGTGACGCGCACGCCGCCGTGCTGGCCGGCGATCCTCCTGCGGACCCGGCCGCCGCGCCTGCCACCCCGGCCTTGATCCGGGTCGCGCCCGGCAGGACCGCCCACCTCCCCACCGTGTCCAGCGGCGCCACCAAGAACGGGCCTGCGCCGGAGTCCGGGCACGCCCTTCCCCCGCCCCATCAGTTACCTGCCGACGTGCCTGACTTCACCGGCAGGGCGGAGGCCGTCGCCGCGCTCACCGGCGCGCTGTGGCCTCGCGACCAGGCGGCGGACGGGCCGCCGGCGATCGCCGTGGTGGTGGGCCCGCCGGGGGTGGGCAAGTCGGCGCTCGCCGTGCACTGCGCGCACGCCGTACGAGCGCACTACCCCGAGGGCCAGCTGCACCTGTGCCTGGGCGGCACCGGCCAGGCCCCGGCCGACCCGGGCGACCTGCTGGCCGAGGCCCTGCGGGCGCTGGGCGTGTCCGAGGCGGCCCTGCCGCCGTCGGCGCACGAGCGGGCCACGCTGTACCGTTCCCTGCTGGCCGAGCGCCCCATGCTGGTCTTCCTCGACGACGCCGCCGACGCCGCCCAGGTGCGGGCGCTGCTGCCCGGCAGCGGCTGCGCGGTGCTCGTGACGAGCCGGCGGCGCATCACCGAGCTGCCCGGCGCGCTGCTGCTGGAGCTGGACGTGCTGTCACCGGAGGAGGGCGAGGAGCTGCTGGGCCGGATCGCCGGCGCCGAGCGGGTGGCCGGCGAGCGGGCGGCCGCGCTGGCGATCCTGGAGTCGTGCGGGCACCTGCCGCTGGCGATCAGGGTCGCCGGGGCGCGCCTGGCCGGACGGCCCGGCTGGTCGCTGGGCGTGCTGCAGCAGCGGCTGGCGGACGAGGCGACCAGGCTCGACGAGCTGTCCGCCGGCGACCTGGAGGTACGTGCCTCGTTCGACCTCAGCTACCGCCGGCTGCCCGGCGACGCGGCCCGGGCGTTCCGCGGGCTGGGCCTGCTCGGCCCGGCGTCCGTGCCCGGCTGGGTGGCCGACGCCGTGCTCGACCGGCACCGCGCGGACGCCGTCGTGGACACGCTGGTGGACGTGAGCCTGCTGCGGCTGGTCGGCACCGACCCGCTCGGCCAGCCCCGTTACCGCCTGCCCGACCTGGTCCGCTGCACCGCCAGGGAGAAGGCCGGCGGCGAGGTCGAACGCCAGGCGCTCACCCGGGTCCTCGGCGGCTGGATGTCGGCCGCCGAGCACGCCACCTCCCGGCTGCCGACCACGCTGTTCAGCATGACGTCCGAGGCGGCGCCCCGCTGGAGCCTGGAGCGGGAGACGCTCGGCCGCCTGACCGCCGACCCGCTGACGTGGTTCGACGCCGAGCGCGAGTCGCTGGTGGACGCCGTGCGGCTGGCGGCCGGCGCCGGGCTGGCGCAGTCGGCGTGGGGGCTCGCCGCGACGCTCGTGCCGTACTTCGACCTGCACTGCCGCCTCGACGACTGGCAGAGCACCCACCGGATCGCGCTCGACAGCGCCCGCGCGGCCGGCGACCGGCGTGGCGAGGCGGCCATGTTGCGCGGGCTCGCGCAGGTCTGCCTCTACCAGGACCGCTACACCGAGGCCGAGGAGAACCTGCGGCGTGCCCGGGCGATCTTCCGCGAGCTCGGTGACGCGCGGGCCGAGGCGATCTCGATCTGCGGGCTGGGCGCGGTCAACCAGTTCTCCGGCCGGCACCTGCGGGCGCTGGGCTACTTCCGGCACGCGCTGGCCATGTTCCTCGCGGTGAGCGACACCAGCGGGGAGGCGTACGCGCGCCAGGCGATCGGCCGGGTCTACCTGTCGCTGCAGGACCCCGGGCAGGCCTCCCGGTGGCTCGGCGAGGCGCTGCGGCTGGCCGGGGAGCTCGGTGACGCCCACCGCGAGGGTTGCGTGTCCATGCATCTGGGCCGCCTGCACGACCTGACCGCCGAGCCCGACGAGGCGATGCGCTTCCAGGGGCGGGCGCTGGACATCTTCGAGACGCTCGGCGACCGGCACTGCGGCGCGTACGCCCTGCAGGGCCTGGGCGGCCTGCGGGCGGCCCGCGGCGACCGGTCGCACGGCGGCGATGAGCTGCGGCGCTCGCTGGAGATCTTCCAGCAGCTGGGCGACCGCAGCGGCGAGGCGGCCGCCTTCCAGACGCTCGGCGACCTGTACCGCTCGGCCGGCCGCACCGCGCTGGCCTCCCACTACTTCCACCGCGCCGTCGAGCTGCGCCGCCAGTTGCGCGAGCTCAGCTGA
- a CDS encoding ABC transporter permease, giving the protein MNTRGMSTTLETPDTREVRPATGRRRSARPGTWRHALRRDWQLYSLVILPLLFFLIFRYAPMLGNVIAFRKFEPGGSIFGETWVGLRYVEMFLNDPTFWTVFTNTLILGGLTLLFCFPLPIVLALLLNEVRNRSIKRFLQSVSYLPHFLSMVIVAAMVMQMLAIDGPINQIVKALGGEATPFIQKPEWFRTIFVSSEVWQTVGWGTILYLAALTTIDEHLYEAARMDGASRWRQIWHVTLPGIRPTAITLLILNLGTFMATGFEKVLLLYNPLTYPTADVISTYLYRMGVESSSMSYAAAIGLFEALVGVVLIVSANFISRRTVGTGLW; this is encoded by the coding sequence ATGAACACGCGCGGGATGAGCACGACACTCGAGACTCCGGACACCCGCGAGGTCCGGCCCGCGACGGGCCGCCGCCGCAGTGCCCGGCCGGGCACGTGGCGGCACGCATTACGCCGCGACTGGCAGCTGTACTCGCTGGTGATCCTGCCACTGCTGTTCTTCCTGATCTTCCGGTACGCCCCGATGCTCGGCAACGTGATCGCCTTCAGGAAGTTCGAGCCCGGCGGCAGCATCTTCGGCGAAACCTGGGTGGGCCTGCGCTACGTGGAGATGTTCCTGAACGACCCCACGTTCTGGACCGTGTTCACCAACACGCTCATCCTCGGCGGCCTGACTCTGCTGTTCTGCTTCCCGCTCCCGATCGTGCTGGCGCTGCTGCTCAACGAGGTCCGCAACCGGAGCATCAAGCGGTTCCTGCAGTCGGTGTCCTACCTCCCGCACTTCCTGTCGATGGTCATCGTGGCCGCCATGGTCATGCAGATGCTGGCCATCGACGGGCCGATCAACCAGATCGTGAAGGCGCTCGGCGGGGAGGCCACCCCGTTCATCCAGAAACCGGAGTGGTTCCGCACGATCTTCGTCTCGTCGGAGGTCTGGCAGACCGTCGGCTGGGGCACCATCCTCTACCTGGCCGCGCTGACCACCATCGACGAGCACCTCTACGAGGCGGCCCGGATGGACGGCGCGAGCCGGTGGCGGCAGATCTGGCACGTCACCCTGCCGGGCATCCGGCCGACGGCGATCACGCTGCTGATCCTCAACCTCGGCACGTTCATGGCCACCGGCTTCGAGAAGGTCCTGCTGCTGTACAACCCGCTGACCTATCCGACCGCCGACGTGATCTCCACGTACCTGTACCGCATGGGCGTGGAGTCCAGCTCCATGAGCTACGCCGCCGCGATCGGCCTGTTCGAGGCGCTCGTCGGGGTGGTGCTGATCGTGTCGGCCAACTTCATCTCCCGCCGCACAGTAGGGACGGGCCTGTGGTGA
- a CDS encoding cupin domain-containing protein — MHVSPDNVPTMAFDWGSIKWFVTPSAIPGASSTLGEVIVNPGKGHARHNHPNAEEVIYVISGEGRQMVDDGAEFTIKEGDTVHIPAGAYHSTYNTTWRPLRLIVTYTPGGEEKALEAAPDLTLHEAGSVAEWRQA, encoded by the coding sequence ATGCACGTCAGCCCGGACAACGTGCCCACGATGGCCTTCGACTGGGGGTCCATCAAGTGGTTCGTCACACCGTCGGCGATCCCGGGGGCGAGCAGCACCCTGGGCGAGGTCATCGTCAATCCGGGGAAGGGGCACGCCCGGCACAACCATCCCAACGCCGAGGAGGTCATCTACGTGATCTCGGGGGAGGGGCGGCAGATGGTGGACGACGGAGCGGAGTTCACGATCAAGGAGGGCGACACCGTGCACATTCCGGCGGGCGCCTACCACTCGACGTACAACACGACGTGGCGGCCGCTGCGGCTGATCGTCACGTACACGCCCGGGGGAGAGGAGAAGGCGCTGGAGGCGGCCCCCGACCTCACGCTGCACGAGGCGGGCAGCGTCGCGGAGTGGCGCCAGGCCTGA
- a CDS encoding carbohydrate ABC transporter permease has translation MVTTVKSRGYRVFQGINAVILTGVVIVTLYPFVNIIARSFSDERYIVSGQVNFFPRGFNVKTYQLVISDPMFWTNYRNTVVYTVVATAIAMVLTTCYAYVLSKKHLKGRTVLIWVAIFTMIFSGGLIPQYVLVNSLGLTNSIWAIVLPNAISVFNLLVMKAFFEGLPQDLEEAAAIDGLNTYGILWRIVLPLSKAVIATMVLFYAVSFWNSWFTAFLYLNEQELFPVTIYLRNLIAGATGAESAGAVMSEVSAAAANIQAVTIMLTVLPILAVYPFVQRYFVSGVMLGAVKG, from the coding sequence GTGGTGACGACCGTCAAGAGCCGGGGCTACCGCGTCTTCCAGGGGATCAACGCCGTCATCCTGACCGGCGTCGTGATCGTGACGCTGTATCCCTTCGTCAACATCATCGCGCGCTCGTTCAGCGACGAGCGTTACATCGTCTCGGGGCAGGTCAACTTCTTCCCGCGCGGGTTCAACGTCAAGACGTACCAGCTCGTGATCTCGGACCCGATGTTCTGGACGAACTACCGCAACACCGTGGTGTACACCGTCGTCGCCACGGCCATCGCGATGGTGCTGACCACCTGCTACGCGTACGTGTTGTCGAAGAAGCACCTCAAGGGCCGTACGGTCCTCATCTGGGTGGCCATCTTCACCATGATCTTCTCCGGTGGCCTGATCCCCCAGTACGTGCTGGTCAACAGCCTCGGGCTGACGAACAGCATCTGGGCCATCGTCCTGCCCAACGCCATCAGCGTGTTCAACCTCCTCGTCATGAAGGCGTTCTTCGAGGGCCTGCCGCAGGACCTGGAGGAGGCCGCCGCCATCGACGGCCTGAACACCTACGGCATCCTGTGGCGCATCGTGCTGCCGCTGTCGAAGGCGGTCATCGCCACGATGGTGCTCTTCTACGCGGTCTCGTTCTGGAACTCGTGGTTCACCGCGTTCCTCTACCTGAACGAGCAGGAGTTGTTCCCGGTGACCATCTACCTGCGCAACCTCATCGCGGGGGCGACCGGCGCCGAGTCCGCCGGCGCCGTGATGTCCGAGGTGTCGGCGGCCGCGGCCAACATCCAGGCGGTGACGATCATGCTCACCGTCCTTCCCATCCTGGCGGTCTACCCCTTCGTGCAGAGGTACTTCGTCTCGGGCGTCATGCTCGGCGCGGTCAAGGGATAG
- a CDS encoding M23 family metallopeptidase: MRPRGVLTVGFLLVAGLMSGQVAVAGQVAVAGQAAQQAAPTPAPAPTPDPNDPPDTVEVPPVSTLATPAFQLPFPCGQSWTGNSSNSSAHRSYEIDFNRGSTAGADLGDTVVAAAAGTVVISAHQGSANGFGNLVKIDHGGGWTTFYAHLNVRSVSAGARVTQGQKIGTVGKTSKPGNNISPHLHYEVRQGTGYPGNIRKAVFNGVTFGYPNQTLTSRNACGGGGGGTNPHTPEEVCGSGFEVIDSAALGSAGTAYLLYNTGNGNNCVATIKKTSLGTATATSAFLEVQGKARVSDSGSFAYYAGPVRAAAAGKCVKWGGTAGSATYTSPFEHCG; this comes from the coding sequence ATGAGACCCAGAGGGGTGCTTACGGTGGGGTTCCTCCTGGTGGCCGGACTCATGTCGGGCCAAGTCGCCGTGGCGGGCCAGGTCGCCGTGGCGGGCCAGGCCGCCCAACAGGCGGCGCCGACGCCGGCGCCGGCCCCCACGCCGGACCCCAACGACCCGCCGGACACCGTCGAGGTCCCGCCGGTGTCGACCCTGGCGACGCCGGCCTTCCAGCTCCCCTTCCCGTGCGGCCAGAGCTGGACGGGCAACTCCAGCAACAGCAGCGCCCACCGGTCGTACGAGATCGACTTCAACCGGGGCAGCACGGCCGGCGCCGACCTCGGCGACACCGTCGTCGCCGCCGCGGCCGGCACCGTGGTCATCTCGGCCCACCAGGGCTCGGCCAACGGCTTCGGCAACCTGGTCAAGATCGACCACGGGGGCGGCTGGACCACGTTCTACGCGCACCTGAACGTGCGCTCGGTGAGCGCGGGCGCCCGCGTCACCCAGGGCCAGAAGATCGGCACGGTCGGCAAGACGAGCAAGCCGGGCAACAACATCAGCCCTCACCTCCACTACGAGGTGCGCCAGGGCACCGGCTACCCGGGCAACATCCGCAAGGCCGTCTTCAACGGCGTCACCTTCGGCTACCCGAACCAGACGCTGACCTCCAGGAACGCCTGCGGCGGCGGTGGCGGCGGCACCAACCCGCACACGCCCGAGGAGGTGTGCGGCAGCGGCTTCGAGGTGATCGACTCAGCGGCGCTGGGCTCGGCCGGCACCGCCTACCTGCTCTACAACACCGGCAACGGCAACAACTGCGTGGCGACGATCAAGAAGACGTCGCTCGGCACCGCCACCGCGACCAGCGCCTTCCTGGAGGTGCAGGGCAAGGCGCGGGTGAGCGACAGCGGCAGCTTCGCCTACTACGCCGGACCGGTGCGCGCGGCCGCGGCAGGCAAGTGCGTCAAGTGGGGCGGCACGGCCGGCTCCGCCACCTACACCAGCCCCTTCGAGCACTGCGGCTGA
- a CDS encoding glycoside hydrolase family 3 N-terminal domain-containing protein: protein MRGQVPNDTSPATGEPAPWQDTRRSPAERAAALVPLMTLEEKVAQLVGVWVGADASGGGVAPHQADMTGVEWNEVIRNGLGQLTRPFGTAPVDPVAGARSLAASQDQIVAASRFRIPAQVHEECLTGFAAWKATVYPAPLSWGASFDPELVEEMAGQVARTLRAAGVHQGLAPVVDVSRDYRWGRTEETIGEDPYLVGTIGAAYVRGIEGAGVVATLKHFAGYAASRGGRNHAPVAMGRRELADAVLPPFEMALRLGGARSVMNSYAEIDGLPVAADAELLTGLLRGEWGFSGTLVSDYFAIRFLERLHGVAADGGDAARLALRAGIDVELPTVDTFGAPLIEAVKAGDVDEALIDRALQRVLTQKAELGLLDADWQALPDNVEELRLDDETGQDLALRLARESVVLLRNTGGILPLAPGRRVALVGPVADDPMAMLGCYTFPAHVGPHPEHGLGVDIPSLREALGEMVPDLAYVAGCDISGDDTSGIEAAAAVAAEADVCVLAVGDRAGLFGRGTSGEGCDATDLRLPGVQPELVRAVLATGTPVVLVALAGRPYALGAETDAAAAVVYGFFPGQRGGQALAEVLTGAVNPSGRLPVSVLRDAGGLPSTYLSPPLGRRSEVSSVDPTPAYPFGHGIGYTTFDWSDAGVRGPAEWPVDGEVTVEITVRNTGSRPGTEVVQLYLHDPVAQATRPVVRLVGYARVPLEPGRAARVSFTVPADVTSFTGVRGRRIVEPGDVELRFGRSSGDTAATVPLTLTGAEREIGHHRKLLATAGVAREGVPSPGGAAGAERPERGKAAAYGDRARLTE from the coding sequence ATGAGGGGCCAAGTACCAAATGACACGAGCCCGGCGACCGGTGAGCCCGCACCGTGGCAGGACACGCGGCGCTCGCCCGCGGAGCGGGCCGCCGCGCTCGTCCCGCTCATGACGCTGGAGGAGAAGGTGGCTCAGCTCGTCGGCGTCTGGGTCGGCGCCGATGCCTCAGGGGGAGGCGTCGCGCCGCACCAGGCCGACATGACGGGCGTGGAGTGGAACGAGGTCATCCGCAACGGGCTGGGTCAGCTGACTCGCCCGTTCGGGACCGCGCCCGTCGACCCGGTCGCGGGCGCCCGCTCGCTCGCCGCGTCCCAGGATCAGATCGTGGCCGCCAGCCGGTTCCGGATCCCCGCCCAGGTGCACGAGGAGTGCCTGACCGGGTTCGCCGCCTGGAAGGCGACCGTCTACCCGGCGCCGCTCAGCTGGGGCGCGTCCTTCGATCCCGAGCTGGTCGAGGAGATGGCCGGGCAGGTCGCCCGGACGTTGCGGGCCGCGGGCGTGCACCAGGGCCTCGCCCCGGTGGTCGACGTGAGCAGGGACTACCGCTGGGGCCGCACCGAGGAGACGATCGGCGAGGACCCCTACCTCGTCGGCACCATCGGCGCCGCCTACGTGCGCGGCATCGAGGGCGCGGGCGTCGTCGCCACGCTGAAGCACTTCGCCGGGTACGCCGCCTCCCGCGGCGGCCGCAACCACGCCCCCGTGGCGATGGGGCGCCGTGAGCTGGCCGACGCCGTGCTGCCGCCGTTCGAGATGGCCCTGCGCCTGGGCGGCGCCCGTTCGGTCATGAACTCCTACGCCGAGATCGACGGCCTGCCGGTGGCCGCCGACGCGGAGCTGCTGACCGGGCTGCTGCGCGGCGAGTGGGGGTTCAGCGGCACGCTCGTCTCGGACTACTTCGCGATCCGCTTCCTGGAGCGCCTGCACGGCGTCGCCGCGGACGGCGGGGACGCGGCGAGGCTCGCCCTGCGTGCCGGGATCGACGTCGAGCTGCCGACGGTCGACACGTTCGGCGCCCCGCTGATCGAGGCGGTGAAGGCAGGCGACGTCGACGAGGCGCTCATCGACCGCGCCCTGCAGCGGGTGCTGACGCAGAAGGCCGAGCTCGGCCTGCTCGACGCGGACTGGCAGGCGCTGCCGGACAACGTCGAGGAACTGCGCCTCGACGACGAGACCGGCCAGGACCTCGCCCTTCGGCTGGCGCGGGAGTCCGTGGTGCTCCTGCGCAACACCGGCGGGATCCTGCCGCTGGCGCCAGGCCGGCGCGTCGCGCTCGTCGGCCCGGTCGCCGACGACCCGATGGCGATGCTCGGCTGCTACACCTTCCCCGCGCACGTGGGCCCGCACCCCGAGCACGGGCTCGGGGTGGACATCCCGTCGCTGCGCGAGGCTCTCGGCGAGATGGTCCCGGACCTCGCGTACGTGGCCGGCTGCGACATCAGCGGCGACGACACCTCCGGCATCGAGGCCGCGGCCGCCGTGGCCGCGGAAGCGGACGTGTGCGTGCTGGCGGTCGGCGACCGGGCGGGGCTGTTCGGACGGGGCACCTCCGGCGAGGGGTGCGACGCGACCGACCTGCGCCTGCCGGGCGTGCAGCCCGAGCTCGTGCGGGCCGTCCTCGCCACCGGCACCCCCGTGGTGCTGGTGGCGCTGGCCGGCCGCCCGTACGCGCTGGGCGCGGAGACCGACGCGGCCGCGGCCGTCGTCTACGGCTTCTTCCCCGGCCAGCGGGGCGGCCAGGCCCTCGCCGAGGTGCTCACCGGCGCGGTCAACCCGTCCGGGCGGCTGCCGGTCAGCGTGCTGCGCGACGCCGGCGGCCTGCCGTCGACGTACCTGTCGCCGCCGCTGGGCCGCCGCTCGGAGGTGTCGTCCGTGGACCCGACGCCCGCCTACCCGTTCGGGCACGGGATCGGCTACACCACGTTCGACTGGAGCGACGCGGGCGTGCGCGGACCGGCCGAGTGGCCGGTCGACGGCGAGGTCACCGTCGAGATCACGGTGCGCAACACCGGGTCGCGGCCCGGCACGGAGGTCGTGCAGCTGTACCTGCACGACCCGGTCGCGCAGGCGACCAGGCCGGTGGTGCGCCTGGTCGGCTACGCCCGCGTCCCGCTGGAGCCGGGACGGGCCGCCCGCGTGTCCTTCACGGTCCCGGCCGACGTCACGTCCTTCACCGGGGTGCGTGGCCGGCGCATCGTCGAGCCCGGCGACGTCGAGCTGCGCTTCGGCCGCTCCAGCGGCGACACGGCGGCGACCGTGCCGCTGACCCTGACCGGCGCCGAGCGCGAGATCGGCCACCACAGGAAGCTGCTGGCCACAGCCGGCGTAGCCCGCGAGGGAGTGCCGTCGCCTGGAGGAGCGGCGGGAGCGGAGCGACCAGAGCGGGGGAAGGCGGCGGCATATGGCGACCGAGCCCGCCTCACGGAGTGA